One segment of Babylonia areolata isolate BAREFJ2019XMU chromosome 24, ASM4173473v1, whole genome shotgun sequence DNA contains the following:
- the LOC143299010 gene encoding uncharacterized protein LOC143299010: MDLSARSLLLCVVLGVCHAADPLTSLSSNAARLARKLDALNDSLVHVQSVLSTKQNWLDRDSSRLTHDGATLTTLTHQLTNASAQLTALDSFLNTSFTSNLEPRVSTLEQPIAFQVSFHDDNVTTKMADRGPVLFDNVQYKTGLGDFSNSTGWYTAPSDGTYAFFLTVQRLDSRADVCLEVTLQQSGQQWSGCVVSACPPGHSAASNMCLVHLRQGDAIHAHSLITHQILGNVHTTLSGFKIL, from the exons ATGGACCTCAGTGCACGCAgcctgttgctgtgtgtggtgctGGGAGTGTGTCACGCGGCTGACCCTTTGACCAGCCTCTCTTCAAATGCTGCCCGCTTGGCTCGCaag CTGGACGCCCTGAACGACAGCTTGGTGCACGTGCAGTCGGTGCTGTCCACTAAACAGAACTGGCTGGACCGCGACAGTTCCCGGTTGACCCATGACGgggccaccctcaccaccctcacccaccagcTGACAAATGCCTCCGCTCAGCTGACCGCTCTGGACTCCTTCCTTAACACCTCCTTCACCTCCAACCTGGAGccgcgtgtct ccacgTTAGAGCAGCCTATCGCTTTCCAAGTCAGCTTCCATGACGACAACGTGACGACCAAGATGGCCGACAGAGGTCCCGTGCTCTTTGACAACGTGCAGTACAAGACGGGGCTAGGTGATTTCAGCAACTCCACCGGATGGTACACAGCGCCCTCTGACGGCACGTATGCCTTCTTCCTGACC GTGCAGAGACTAGACTCCCGTGCCGACGTGTGCCTGGAGGTGACCCTGCAGCagagcggtcagcagtggtcgggCTGTGTGGTCAGTGCCTGTCCCCCAGGCCACAGCGCGGCCTCCAACATGTGTCTGGTGCACCTCCGGCAAGGGGACGCCATCCACGCTCACAGCCTGATCACCCACCAAATTCTGGGCAATGTCCACACCACCTTGTCCGGCTTCAAGATCCTCTGA